In Gemmatimonadota bacterium, one DNA window encodes the following:
- a CDS encoding XdhC family protein, with amino-acid sequence MQDADVYRALVEAARAGRAVALATVVDVRGSTPRDVGSKMLIDPAAGLVGTIGGGCGEGEVIEAAQEVIRSGLPRTVRVELMDPIDSWSPAVCGGIMHVFIEPVLPARNASPDESPR; translated from the coding sequence ATGCAGGACGCTGACGTCTACCGCGCCCTGGTCGAGGCGGCACGGGCCGGCCGCGCCGTGGCGCTCGCGACAGTCGTGGATGTGCGTGGCTCCACGCCCCGGGACGTGGGCAGCAAGATGCTCATCGACCCGGCCGCCGGCCTGGTCGGCACCATCGGCGGCGGCTGCGGCGAGGGCGAGGTGATCGAGGCCGCGCAGGAGGTGATCCGGAGCGGACTGCCCCGCACGGTGCGCGTCGAGCTCATGGATCCGATCGACTCGTGGAGCCCGGCCGTGTGCGGCGGGATCATGCACGTCTTCATCGAACCGGTTCTCCCGGCCCGCAACGCCAGTCCGGACGAGTCGCCACGATAG
- a CDS encoding XdhC family protein: protein MKHEPGGRRGAVSGTSLGPADAARAALEALEGGPAVALVTLVEAPRSTGRGRRLLLLGTGETRGMLGEEALDRRALELAREALAGAPPRSCALELDGREYTLYVEAQHAAEELVIVGAGHIAVPLAQLGSLLGFRVSVLDDREEFATPARFPDAARVLHADFADPFRGVTLGPRTWVVLVTRAHKYDFDCLKRLLQRSTMPRYIGMIGSRRRTRAAFQALADAGVPAERLALVRAPVGLDIQAETPEEIAVSIAAEIIQLRRGPESAPAGEPTPLARKERVLERLVRRRAEQNAGR from the coding sequence CCGCGCTCGAGGCGCTGGAGGGCGGACCGGCCGTGGCATTGGTCACGCTAGTCGAGGCGCCCCGCAGCACGGGGCGCGGCCGCCGGTTGCTGCTCCTGGGCACGGGCGAGACGCGGGGGATGCTGGGCGAGGAAGCGCTCGACCGGCGCGCGCTCGAGCTGGCGCGCGAGGCGCTGGCTGGCGCGCCACCCCGAAGCTGCGCCCTCGAGCTGGACGGCCGGGAGTACACCCTCTACGTGGAGGCGCAGCACGCGGCCGAGGAGCTGGTGATCGTGGGCGCGGGCCACATCGCCGTGCCGCTGGCGCAGCTCGGCAGCCTGCTCGGGTTTCGCGTGAGCGTGCTCGATGACCGCGAGGAGTTCGCCACGCCGGCCCGCTTCCCGGACGCGGCCCGCGTGCTGCACGCCGACTTCGCCGACCCCTTCCGCGGCGTGACCCTCGGGCCGCGCACCTGGGTCGTGCTGGTGACCCGCGCGCACAAGTACGATTTCGACTGCCTGAAGCGGCTGCTGCAGCGCTCGACGATGCCGCGCTACATCGGCATGATCGGCAGCCGCCGGCGCACCCGCGCCGCGTTCCAGGCGCTGGCCGACGCGGGCGTCCCGGCCGAGCGCCTGGCCCTGGTGCGCGCGCCCGTGGGGCTGGACATCCAGGCGGAAACGCCCGAGGAGATCGCCGTCAGCATTGCCGCCGAGATCATCCAGCTCCGCCGCGGCCCCGAGTCGGCCCCGGCAGGTGAGCCGACCCCTCTGGCCCGGAAGGAACGCGTGCTGGAACGGCTGGTACGCCGGCGGGCGGAGCAGAATGCAGGACGCTGA